The Gammaproteobacteria bacterium genome includes a window with the following:
- the rplS gene encoding 50S ribosomal subunit protein L19, whose protein sequence is MTNFIQQIEAEQMTRVLPDFRPGDTVVVQTRVKEGDRERLQAFEGVIIARRKRGLGSSFIVRKMSHGEGVERTFQTYSPSIAEIVIKRRGDVRRAKLYYLRERSGKSARIKEKL, encoded by the coding sequence ATGACCAACTTTATTCAACAAATTGAAGCCGAGCAAATGACGCGGGTTCTCCCCGATTTTCGTCCAGGCGACACCGTCGTGGTTCAGACCCGAGTCAAGGAAGGTGACCGCGAACGCCTTCAGGCATTTGAAGGCGTCATTATTGCGCGCCGTAAACGGGGACTGGGTTCTTCTTTCATCGTGCGCAAAATGTCTCATGGCGAGGGCGTCGAGCGCACTTTCCAGACCTATAGCCCCTCCATCGCTGAAATTGTTATCAAACGGCGGGGTGATGTCCGCCGCGCCAAGCTTTACTACCTGCGCGAGCGCAGCGGCAAATCCGCCCGCATCAAGGAAAAACTTTAA